The following DNA comes from Clostridiaceae bacterium.
GAAAATAGGGAGCTCGCCCATCCGTATCAGTCACCTCTATCACTACCTGAAGAGCGCCAACCATTCCGGTGCCTGCGACAACCTCGTCCGCACCCGTTGCCTAATCCATCGCAAAGACGGTATTCCCCGCCTTCAATCAAAAGAACCTTGCCGTTCACCAGAGACTCGGCCAGTTTCTTTCTTGCTTCGACATAAATACCTTGGACAGTAGTTCGTGCAACATTCATCTGTTTTGAGCATTCCTCCTGTGTGAATCCCTCTAAGTCTATGAGTCTTATGGCTTCATACTCATCAACGGTCATTTTTATATAATTCTTTTCACCTAAATTTGCATCAAGAGGCCCAAACATGCTTCTTTCGGGTAAACAGCATATTTTTCTCCATTTCATCGGTCTTGGCATAATCTTATCGCCTCATTTCCAAAACATTTACAACCGGAACGTCCTCCGGTTACGTCTAATGACCATTATAGGTTCTCTAATTGCTTATCAATAGCTTCCAGACGCTTCTCTAATATAGTTTTTTGATTCTGAAGCAATTCTTTTTGTGTTTTTGGAATTACTCCATCAATTGTAAAACATCTGCCAAACCATCTTCCAAAACCACGTCTGCAAGCAAGTCCCAGACCTAATCCGAGACCACGACCAGTGCCATATCTTGCTGCATTAGCACCAGCACAAAATCCAAAACCTCTACCGGTCATTGGTCCAGCACCTATTGGGCCAGTTCCATTGCTTCCAGGCATACCGTTCACCTCCTAATAGTTTATGACATATGTCATTTATATTTTTTATTATGCCCTATTTTTGACATATGTCAATAACTGTTTTTAATTTTATTAAATGTTCCATTATCATAGCATGATAGTGGATTTTAACTATATCATCCTGAACTCTGGATATGATGCTAGATACATTTACTGGCGGGTCAGCCTTTTAGGCGGCAAATCTATCACTGCTATCAATCCAAAATTTTCCCAAACGCCTATGCTGGAGAATGAACATGAATTGCCTGTATGTCCTGCCGGACATACTTACTATTACAATTCAGGAAAGAACTATCCTAAAGAAGAGCACGCATCGAATCTTAATTTCTTATACGATCCTAAATAATGGATTTAAGTCCTCTTTATTCCGGGGTACTAAAAACTCTTTGTAAAATCTGCCTTGGTTTGCATGACCCAACATGCAAAAACCCGGCTGTCATCTGCATGACAAAATAATAGAAGGGTATCATAACTACCTATCTTTTTATTAAAGACGTATGCAGTTGCAACAACTGCGATAATATTAAAGCTCTATAAATTACAAGTAGGATCTATAGTAAATTCACTTCCCAGTCTTGAAAATGCTATAATGTCCTCTTTTAACTTTTCAGAGCACGTATAAATTTTAAATATCAGGCATTTCTCATTAATCCTCAATAATCTATTTGAGTGGAATGAATGAATATATTATAACACCTGCCACTCCAGCTCCAGCAATTGTAAGTATCGGATGCAATTTAAATTTTATCAGTACTATCAGCGAAGCCACCAAAATAGCTATGCCCCCAAAATCAAAAAAGCTTGCAGGTTTGTTGAAAGCATAATTAAAAACTTCTATAGAAAAATTCTCTTTAAAAATAGCAGTTTTTGCTACAAAAAACGCTGCAGCTGCAATTAAGCCGGTAATAACCGGTCTAACACCATAAAAAACCAAGATGTTTACAGGTTTCTTTTGGATCTTGAAGAAAAAGCTTGAAACAATAAGAATTAGTAGTATTGATGGCAATGAAACACCTATAGTTGCAAATATACTTCCGAATAGTCCTGCTGTTTTATATCCTACAAATGTTGCCGAATTTATAGCAATAGGCCCTGGGGTCATTTCAGCTATGGCAATAATGTCTGCAAACTCAGAAGCCTTTAACCATCCGTTCATTTCGATTTCCTTTTGTATCAATGGGATCATGGCATATCCGCCACCAAAACTGAATAGTCCAATCTTAAAAAAAGAAAAAAGCAATTTAAGATATATCATTATTTAACCTCTTTTCCTAAAATTTCTTTCACTTTTTCAGGCCAAAACCAGTAAACCGCTAGACCGAAAACAGCTCCTCCTATTATTGCAAATATTGCATGGATACTAAATCCAATGACCAGCGCAAATCCAACAAAAGCAATTATTAAACCTACTTTATCCTTTATGGCAGTTTTACCTACTTTATAAGTAGCTAAAATAATAAGGGCGACAACTGCCGGCCTGATTCCGGCAAAGGCAGCTTTTACAATTAGATTATCACCGAATTTACTGAAAAAGGCCGCAATTATAGCAATAATTAGGAATGAAGGCATTATCACTCCAAGTGCCGCTGCTACAGCTCCTTTTCTTCCGAAAATTTTAAACCCGATAAAAGTCGCCGAATTTATTGCAATAGCACCAGGAATTGATTCAGATACAGCAATAATATCTGTAATCTCTTCTCGTTCAATCCACCTCTTTTTTTCTACTGTTTCCTTCTCTATTAATGGTATCATGGCATACCCTCCGCCAAAAGTAAAAAGGCCGATTTTAAAAAAAGTAATAAAAATATCCTTAAGCCGCTTTATATCGCTTGAAATCATTTATTTATACCCCCGTCAGATTATGTTGATAAGACTTTTTCAATCATTAAAGCTGCTGCACCGACAGCAATAGCATTTTCCTGAAAAAATCCTCCTCGGCTGAACTGTATAATATTCTCACCTTTCAAATAGTATTTTTTTAAAGCTACACCCTTACATGTATCAAATAGAAGTTTGCTATGCTTAATAAGTGATCCGCTTAAAATTATTAGTTCTGGATTTAGCAGGTTTATGTAATTTGCCAGTCCAACACCTAATATAGTACCTGCACTAATAATCACTTCTTTTGCTAGCTGGTCACCGCTCTTAGCTGCCCTGCATATATCAATATAATTTATCTCTTCAGGTACTCTCCTTATATTGGTTATACGGCCCTTTTTCAGCTCAGATGCAAATTTCTTTACTATGGAAGGAATAGACGAATAACATTCAATGCATCCATAATTACCGCAATTACAAAAATCACCGTCTACATCTATTACCATATGGCCGAAAGCATCTTCAGCATCATTTATAGTTCTGACAATCATTCCGGATGAAATTGCACCTGTTCTTATACCAACCCCACAGTTGATATATACAATATTATTTAAACCTTTCCCTGCTCCATAAGTATATTCAGCCCAAACGGCTGCGTTTGGACCGTTATCAATTGTTACTGGCAGTTTAGTAATATCTTCCACCATATCTTTTAGGTGAACATCATTCCAACCTGTAGCTGAAAAACTTCTTGGATTAAGCATTTTCCCTTTTATTCTGTCTAAAGGTCCAACTGTACCTATTCCTATACCTATTGTCGAATCTTTGCTAATCGACAACTTCCTTGAAGCATCATCAATAAACTGGGAAATCGCATGTACTACCTTGTGCGGTGTGCTGGATTCATCCATAGGGAATTGTTTCTGGTACAGGATATTTGTTTTTAGATTTGTTACAACCATCTGCGTGTATGTTCTTGATATATCGACACCTATCAAATAAAACTGGTGAGGGTTTACATCATATAATATGGGCTTTCTTCCTCCTGTAGATTCACCAATTGAAGATTCAACAATCAGCTTTTCATTCTCAAGTGGCTGCATAATTCTATTTAA
Coding sequences within:
- a CDS encoding chromate transporter yields the protein MISSDIKRLKDIFITFFKIGLFTFGGGYAMIPLIEKETVEKKRWIEREEITDIIAVSESIPGAIAINSATFIGFKIFGRKGAVAAALGVIMPSFLIIAIIAAFFSKFGDNLIVKAAFAGIRPAVVALIILATYKVGKTAIKDKVGLIIAFVGFALVIGFSIHAIFAIIGGAVFGLAVYWFWPEKVKEILGKEVK
- a CDS encoding ROK family protein is translated as MANALNIILNLKKEARFVFNIILRKGPLTKGEILDITRMKLSTLNRIMQPLENEKLIVESSIGESTGGRKPILYDVNPHQFYLIGVDISRTYTQMVVTNLKTNILYQKQFPMDESSTPHKVVHAISQFIDDASRKLSISKDSTIGIGIGTVGPLDRIKGKMLNPRSFSATGWNDVHLKDMVEDITKLPVTIDNGPNAAVWAEYTYGAGKGLNNIVYINCGVGIRTGAISSGMIVRTINDAEDAFGHMVIDVDGDFCNCGNYGCIECYSSIPSIVKKFASELKKGRITNIRRVPEEINYIDICRAAKSGDQLAKEVIISAGTILGVGLANYINLLNPELIILSGSLIKHSKLLFDTCKGVALKKYYLKGENIIQFSRGGFFQENAIAVGAAALMIEKVLST
- a CDS encoding DUF5320 domain-containing protein encodes the protein MPGSNGTGPIGAGPMTGRGFGFCAGANAARYGTGRGLGLGLGLACRRGFGRWFGRCFTIDGVIPKTQKELLQNQKTILEKRLEAIDKQLENL
- a CDS encoding chromate transporter → MIYLKLLFSFFKIGLFSFGGGYAMIPLIQKEIEMNGWLKASEFADIIAIAEMTPGPIAINSATFVGYKTAGLFGSIFATIGVSLPSILLILIVSSFFFKIQKKPVNILVFYGVRPVITGLIAAAAFFVAKTAIFKENFSIEVFNYAFNKPASFFDFGGIAILVASLIVLIKFKLHPILTIAGAGVAGVIIYSFIPLK
- a CDS encoding DUF134 domain-containing protein, producing MPRPMKWRKICCLPERSMFGPLDANLGEKNYIKMTVDEYEAIRLIDLEGFTQEECSKQMNVARTTVQGIYVEARKKLAESLVNGKVLLIEGGEYRLCDGLGNGCGRGCRRHRNGWRSSGSDRGD